One Drechmeria coniospora strain ARSEF 6962 chromosome 01, whole genome shotgun sequence genomic region harbors:
- a CDS encoding filament-forming protein, translating into MAAADVDIGYIAAHLGVDEPAVAALTTEPTVDLVSVLLQAVASKAHEFDTLFADKLQTDIELENAVRSAETRSQTSKVTAEKALKEVEEARQRLKEEETKRQSLENELQILKSKSSDHAADVKALNDKIETLQSSNRTNLSIIEANNKRDQTVTDELTKQHQRNVDLSREMTVLQQSEQNAKGQLNSAKYREDSLKQQLELARRNGEWLETELKTKSEEALKYRKEKGARIAELQRESEDARTSLDALKRSEQQLRERLDAMQAKADEAFVKLQKQEGSFASTVESYKQELEDQRRLVDMSDQLSKKHQERVRDLEAEKERLKDNYENELRRVRLELEQERQTTTQMEEKVHQLESELDELQARLEQGPPPGSAPQTPRANGSLLRPASPFATPASARSKSAVTATQAIEQLYQVKGQLASERRRNQQLTEELDNMISALEAKAPEMQELQAETETLREGLARMSESSQQSFEDRDAARRAARKAESLLANAQSETKILKTQLRDLGTQIQLLVFNIYALEKGMDQLTEDEKFRLQQLEKGEITEEALSDMSDTHQFITQKLVVFKDIKALQTKNEDLMRITRELAEQIESEEALAAKHQAKVDHDNVEKLQRELEHMTEESKSIKNTMESYKMERDMFRRILQQRGVGGDEASMMRSSLDGSQRPPLASIEGDQTEALNDALRKLQADYDSYRDAQDDVRKDLRDKIDHLSSEKGSLQTERVKLQGDLRLESERREMLQSNYVALRAENAELQKRSQSLSEMAAKQDIRTQQVAEELIEAKGLLDSMRNETANLKAEKKLWRDIQDRMSKDNESLIEEKNRLNNLLATQQSLENERNLSDSEARRKAQAKIETLERELGEAQRKLSNEAEETKKLQLRKEYEAKESQNRIDELMTSLSRIREEHVSVKTSRDHLQARVDELTVELRNAEERVGRLQPRPTPRPGTLTAGDQRQQELESELHDLNSEISDLKRDLDLANTQLEYAKAQAEQYRELSQGNEEALEDLRASRESHQQEMEAIIGEKDAKIKELSQRIEDVSSELSQTNSELSTLRDSQGEVARKYEDEKAILDEELNRLKEDSARHVEAARYHQQDLRAQAEIATKAQQDYEQELVKHADAARLVQQLRAEHNELKSQTATLRAEAESARVTLSQSESSWEDRRLHLEQEMAELTTRREDANAQNKLLHQQLEALTAQVSALQQNRGGDEDDGAAAAPVQVGDALEGLRELNSYLRREKEILEVQYDLKSQESKRLQQQVEYVQSQLDDARLKLDQERTQAAEGNRNSMTHQDLMEKLNELNLYRESSATLRNENSTLKDQIAEKSVRIQEMEAKVQPLEAEIDSLATQKSYLEEEIKQIQEDRDRWQKRTEGILTKYGRVDPAEMETLKQTIQGLTEERDALKEAEVPLRMKMTELESTLESEREAWQTTRSRLTDQFKERSRKLTTDKNELTVKANELQVQLDQTNGQLQALQAAQQGTEDLLRDRADLQQQVEAFKNLVDELRQQNSQEQAVEGSSAATEIVGQLEQQLADSRKELESVNAQRLGAQQQLENVRASMQIAISERDDARQRLQAAATTATGTAETEEPSTAEPTTGEEQPGPSVLSDEDRKALEDKIAAAEAKAAEFEIKANETEAKIAQTVKERCDKMRDALNKKLRESRTKMDEEFQQKDADFKLRLEQEKLIWKAENPIGAPANAGEAPSTPAKAEFAQAPPATPTTVVSAAELSQLDDAGIRQFLSTNATVKSIIAANIKKRLEAETAKIKGDVDAKIQAARDQAQLMESKKSILRVNRAENRLKTADAKLGIIETAATETPQKPVVEVWEEVKKTTSGPVMVAGPGTPAKSATPAPAGGTPQPDAAKAEQPAEAKAPIASALAPPAPLVLPAQGSPALAQPSPQPASGFPPSIPANPFATSILGAKPASIPANPFATAVPGNKPDGNVAPKAEPTAPAANTQGQAPRSGIPMPRGGGRGRGGGSYAAPGQRAASLSQEGGQGGQGGRGRGRGGFNQGGADASAGGNKRPRGESEATRGAKRARGNH; encoded by the exons atggcggcggcagacgTCGACATCGGCTACATCGCGGCCCATCTTGGCGTCGATGAGCCTGCGGTCGCGGCCCTGACTACCGAACCgaccgtcgacctcgtctccgtcctgCTGCAGGCCGTGGCCTCCAAGGCACACGAATTCGACACCTTGTTCGCCGACAAGCTGCAGACCGACATCGAGCTCGAGAACGCCGTACGCAGCGCCGAGACGCGGTCGCAGACGTCCAAGGTGACGGCCGAAAAGGCTCTCaaggaggtggaggaggcgaggcagcGGTTGAAAGAAGAGG AAACCAAACGCCAGTCGCTCGAAAACGAACTGCAGATCCTCAAGTCGAAAAGCTCGGACCATGCGGCAGACGTCAAGGCGCTCAACGACAAAATCGAGACCCTCCAGTCTTCGAACCGCACCAACCTAAGCATCATCGAGGCCAACAACAAACGCGACCAGACCGTCACCGATGAGTTGACCAAGCAACACCAACGCAATGTAGACCTCTCCCGCGAGATGACCGTCCTTCAGCAGTCCGAGCAGAACGCCAAGGGCCAGCTCAACAGCGCCAAGTACCGAGAGGATTCCCTGAagcagcagctcgagctcgcccgccgcAATGGCGAGTGGCTCGAGACCGAACTCAAGACCAAGAGCGAGGAGGCTCTCAAGTACCGGAAGGAAAAGGGCGCTCGCATCGCCGAGCTGCAGCGCGAAAGCGAGGACGCGAGGAccagcctcgacgccctcaagCGATCCGAGCAGCAGCTGCGCGAGCGGCTCGATGCGATGCAGGCCAAGGCGGACGAAGCCTTCGTCAAGCTGCAGAAGCAGGAGGGATCCTTCGCCTCCACTGTCGAGAGCTACAagcaggagctcgaggatcAGCGTAGGTTGGTCGACATGTCGGACCAGCTGAGCAAGAAGCACCAGGAGCGTGTCCGGGATCTCGAGGCCGAAAAGGAGCGGCTCAAGGACAACTACGAAAACGAGCTTCGACGGGTccgtctcgagctcgagcaggagCGGCAGACGACGACTCAGATGGAGGAAAAGGTTCACCAGCTCGAGAGCGAACTCGACGAGTTGCAGGCTCGTCTGGAGCAAGGCCCCCCACCCGGATCCGCGCCCCAGACGCCGCGTGCGAACGGATCTCTCCTCCGTCCCGCCTCACCCTTCGCGACGCCGGCATCCGCTCGGTCCAAGTCGGCCGTCACCGCCACCCAAGCCATCGAGCAGCTCTACCAAGTCAAGGGCCAGCTGGCCAGCGAGCGACGTCGCAACCAGCAGCTCACCGAGGAACTCGACAACATGATCTCCGCCTTGGAGGCAAAGGCGCCCGAGATGCAGGAGCTGCAGGCGGAAACCGAAACGCTCCGCGAAGGACTCGCCCGCATGTCCGAGTCGTCGCAGCAGAGCTTCGAGGACCGCGACGCCGCCAGGAGAGCGGCGCGCAAGGCCGAGAGCTTGCTCGCCAACGCCCAGTCTGAGACCAAGATTCTCAAGACGCAGCTCCGCGACCTTGGCACCCAGATCCAACTGCTCGTCTTCAACATCTACGCTCTCGAAAAGGGCATGGACCAGCTGACGGAAGACGAAAAGTTCCGACTCCAGCAGCTGGAAAAGGGCGAGATCACCGAGGAGGCCCTCTCCGACATGTCCGACACCCACCAGTTCATCACCCAGaagctcgtcgtcttcaAGGACATCAAGGCGCTGCAGACCAAGAACGAGGACCTCATGCGCATCAcccgcgagctcgccgagcagaTCGAGAGCGAGGAAGCCCTGGCGGCCAAGCACCAGGCCAAGGTGGACCACGACAACGTCGAGAAGCTCCAGCGGGAGCTCGAGCACATGACTGAGGAGAGCAAGTCCATCAAGAACACCATGGAGAGCTACAAGATGGAGCGGGACATGTTCCGCCGCATTCTCCAGCAGCgcggcgttggcggcgacgaggcctccATGATGCGCAGctccctcgacggcagccagcGTCCTCCCCTCGCCAGCATCGAGGGAGACCAGACCGAGGCCCTCAACGACGCCTTGCGCAAGCTCCAGGCCGACTACGACAGCTACCGGGATGCCCAGGACGACGTTCGCAAGGACCTCCGCGATAAGATTGACCACCTGTCGTCGGAGAAGGGCTCTCTCCAGACGGAGCGGGTGAAGCTTCAGGGTGACTTGAGGCTCGAGTCCGAGCGCAGGGAGATGCTGCAGAGCAACTACGTCGCCCTGCGAGCCGAGAACGCCGAGCTCCAGAAGCGGAGCCAGAGCCTCTCCGAGATGGCCGCCAAGCAGGACATTCGGACCCAGCAAGTTGCCGAGGAGCTCATCGAGGCCAAGGGGCTCCTCGACAGCATGAGGAATGAGACGGCCAACCTCAAGGCCGAGAAGAAGCTGTGGAGAGACATCCAAGATCGGATGAGCAAGGACAACGAAAGTTTGATCGAAGAAAAGAACCGGCTGAACAATCTACTGGCCACCCAGCAGTCGCTAGAGAACGAACGCAACCTGTCCGACTCCGAGGCGCGACGAAAGGCCCAGGCCAAGATCGAGACTCTGGAGCGCGAGCTCGGTGAGGCGCAGCGCAAGCTGTCGAACGAGGCAGAGGAAACCAAGAAGCTGCAGCTGAGGAAGGAGTACGAGGCGAAGGAGTCCCAGAAccgcatcgacgagctcatgACGAGCCTGAGCCGGATTCGAGAGGAGCATGTCAGCGTCAAGACGTCGAGGGATCATCTCCAGGCCCGCGTTGACGAGTTGACGGTTGAGCTCCGCAACGCCGAGGagcgcgtcggccgtctgCAGCCACGACCGACCCCCCGACCCGGCACGTTGACGGCCGGCGACCAGCGCCAGCAGGAGCTCGAGTCCGAACTGCACGATCTCAACAGTGAAATTTCCGATCTCAAGCGGGATCTGGACCTCGCCAACACCCAGCTCGAGTATGCCAAGGCGCAAGCCGAGCAGTATAGGGAGCTGAGCCAGGGCAACGAGGAGGCCCTGGAGGATCTCCGCGCATCCCGAGAGTCTCACCAACAGGAAATGGAGGCCATCATCGGCGAGAAGGATGCCAAGATCAAAGAACTGAGCCAGAGAATCGAGGACGTCTCCTCGGAGCTGTCGCAAACCAACAGCGAGCTGTCGACCCTGCGGGACTCCCAAGGAGAGGTTGCGCGCAAGTACGAGGACGAAAAGGCGAtactcgacgaggagctcaacCGGCTCAAGGAGGACAGCGCCAGacacgtcgaggccgcgcgCTATCATCAGCAAGACCTCCGTGCCCAGGCCGAGATTGCGACCAAGGCCCAGCAAGACTATGAGCAGGAGCTCGTCAAGCATGCCGACGCTGCCAGGCTCGTCCAGCAGCTCCGGGCTGAGCACAACGAGTTGAAGAGCCAGACGGCGACGCTCAgagccgaggccgaatcTGCCAGGGTAACGCTTTCTCAGAGTGAGAGCTCTTGGGAGGACCGGCGGCTGCATCTCGAGCAGGAAATGGCCGAGCTGACGACTCGCCGCGAGGACGCGAACGCGCAGAACAAGCTTCTCCACCAGCAGCTGGAGGCCCTGACCGCTCAGGTGTCTGCACTGCAGCAGAAtcgcggcggtgacgaggacgacggcgcggccgcggcgccggTTCAGGTTGGCGACGCCTTGGAAGGCTTGCGCGAGCTCAACAGCTACCTCCGGCGCGAGAAGGAAATTCTCGAGGTCCAGTACGACCTCAAGTCCCAGGAGTCGAAGAggctgcagcagcaggtggAGTACGTGCAGtcgcagctcgacgacgcccgcctGAAGCTCGACCAGGAGCGCACGCAAGCGGCTGAGGGCAACCGCAACTCCATGACGCACCAGGACCTCATGGAAAAGCTCAACGAGCTCAACCTTTACCGTGAGAGCAGCGCGACGCTGCGAAATGAAAACTCGACGCTCAAGGACCAGATTGCGGAGAAGAGCGTCAGGATCCAAGAGATGGAGGCCAAGGTGCAGCCGCTTGAGGCCGAAATCGACAGCCTCGCGACGCAAAAATCGTACCTAGAGGAGGAGATTAAGCAGATACAAGAGGACCGGGACCGGTGGCAGAAGCGGACGGAAGGCATCCTGACCAAGTACGGACGCGTCGATCCGGCCGAAATGGAGACGCTCAAGCAGACGATCCAAGGCCTCACGGAGGAGCGTGACGCCCTCAAGGAAGCCGAGGTGCCCTTGCGGATGAAGATGACCGAGCTGGAGTCGACGCTCGAGAGCGAGCGCGAGGCATGGCAGACGACCCGCTCCAGACTTACCGACCAGTTCAAGGAACGGTCGAGGAAGCTCACGACGGACAAGAACGAGCTGACGGTGAAGGCCAACGAGCTGCAGGTGCAGCTGGACCAAACCAACGGCCAGCTCCAAGCGCTCCAAGCGGCGCAGCAGGGTACCGAGGACCTTCTCAGGGACAGGGCGGACCTGCAACAGCAGGTCGAAGCGTTCAAGAACTTGGTGGACGAGCTCCGGCAGCAGAACAGCCAAGAGCAGGCCGTCGAagggtcgtcggcggcgacggagattGTCGGCCAGCTGGagcagcagctcgccgaCAGCCGCAAGGAGCTGGAGTCGGTGAACGCGCAAAGGCTCGGGGCGCAGCAGCAGTTGGAGAACGTCCGTGCTTCGATGCAGATCGCCATCTCGGAGCGCGACGATGCCAGGCAACGGCTGCaagccgcggcgacgacggcgacgggtaCCGCCGAAACGGAGGAGCCTTCAACGGctgagccgacgacgggcgaggagcAGCCTGGCCCGTCCGTCCTGTCTGACGAGGATCggaaggcgctcgaggacaagattgcggcggccgaggccaaggcggccgagttcGAGATCAAGGCAAACGAGACGGAGGCGAAGATTGCGCAGACGGTCAAGGAGCGGTGCGACAAGATGCGGGACGCGCTGAACAAGAAATTGAGAGAGAGCCGGACGAAGATGGACGAGGAGTTCCAGCAGAAGGATGCGGACTTCAAGCTGAGGCTCGAGCAGGAGAAGCTCATCTGGAAGGCCGAGAACCCGATCGGGGCGCCGGCGAATGCAGGGgaggcaccgtcgacgccagcCAAGGCCGAATTTGCGCAAGCGCCgcccgcgacgccgacgacggttgTTAGTGCCGCCGAACTTTCCCAGCTGGACGACGCGGGCATCAGACAGTTCCTGTCGACAAACGCGACGGTCAAGAGCATAATCGCCGCCAACATCAAGAagaggctcgaggccgagacggccaagaTAAAGGGCGACGTGGACGCCAAGATCCAGGCAGCGCGCGACCAGGCTCAGCTAATGGAGTCCAAGAAGTCCATTTTGCGTGTCAACCGCGCAGAAAACCGGCTCAAGACGGCCGATGCCaagctcggcatcatcgagACGGCTGCGACGGAGACGCCCCAGAAGCCGGTGGTGGAGGTTTGGGAAGAAgtgaagaagacgacgagcggccCTGTCATGGTCGCCGGGCCCGGTACGCCGGCCAaatcggcgacgccggccccGGCAGGCGGCACGCCGcagcccgacgccgccaaggctGAACAGCCGGCGGAAGCGAAGGCTCCGATTGCGTCTGCTCTGGCGCCGCCTGCTCCACTGGTGCTACCTGCTCAGGGGTCGCCTGCTCTGGCCCAGCCTTCTCCGCAGCCGGCTTCCGGTTTCCCGCCCTCCATCCCCGCCAACCCGTTTGCGACTTCCATCCTGGGCGCCAAGCCAGCTTCGATCCCGGCCAACCCGTTCGCGACGGCCGTCCCCGGCAACAAGCCGGATGGAAACGTGGCACCGAAGGCCGAGCCAACCGCCCCGGCGGCCAACACCCAGGGCCAGGCGCCTAGATCGGGCATTCCCATGCCCCGCGGGGGTGGtcgcgggcgaggaggtggATCCTACGCTGCTCCCGGACAGCGAGCGGCCAGCCTCAGCCAGGAGGGAGGCCAGGGAGGccagggcggccgaggccgaggacgcggcggATTCAATCAAGGCGGCGCGGACGCGTCGGCGGGAGGCAATAAGCGTCCCAGGGGGGAGTCGGAGGCCACTCGGGGAGCGAAAAGGGCGCGTGGAAACCACTAG